A single window of Sneathia sanguinegens DNA harbors:
- a CDS encoding RDAC family protein: protein MRNNNFTIEEFLDLQKSIKTKLHLRDACGGNVIEIEDKNEVKNIQEYFEKKGISVNFSPDKKYVYKLL from the coding sequence ATGAGAAATAATAATTTTACTATAGAAGAATTCCTTGATTTACAAAAAAGTATAAAGACAAAATTACATTTAAGAGATGCTTGTGGAGGTAATGTTATTGAAATAGAAGATAAAAATGAAGTAAAAAATATACAAGAATATTTTGAAAAAAAAGGTATTAGTGTCAATTTCAGTCCAGATAAAAAATATGTATATAAACTTTTATAA
- a CDS encoding M24 family metallopeptidase, protein MEKIRKLQKYIKENKLSGLFITSPKNVFYLTKLACDPHERLLALIIKQDEIHLLVPAMEYENAKRSVDKSINIVKYLDTEDGYALLEKNTGKLSNLGLEKKHLTIDRYERIEKIFNIQNFTSIDELLINLRKYKSNDELEKIKKACSLADLAIDIAKKNLKEGISELELKAIIEFEMKKYAKAMSFETIVLFGKNAADPHGESGHTKLKNGDLALFDLGVYFEGYASDETRTIYFGTPNAEAQKIYEVVKCANMEAIKACKPGVSFASIDKIARDIIKKAGYGEYFTHRLGHGLGLDVHEYPDVSEKTQDLLEENMVFTIEPGIYKPGIAGVRIEDDIVITKNGCEVLTKYEK, encoded by the coding sequence ATGGAAAAAATAAGAAAATTACAAAAATATATTAAAGAAAATAAACTTTCTGGTTTATTTATAACAAGTCCTAAAAATGTATTCTATTTAACTAAACTTGCCTGTGATCCTCACGAAAGATTACTGGCTCTAATTATTAAACAAGATGAAATTCATTTGTTAGTTCCTGCTATGGAATATGAAAATGCAAAAAGAAGTGTAGATAAAAGTATAAATATTGTAAAATATCTTGATACTGAAGATGGTTATGCCTTATTAGAAAAAAATACAGGTAAACTTTCTAACTTAGGCTTAGAAAAAAAGCATCTTACTATTGATAGATATGAAAGAATAGAAAAAATATTTAATATTCAAAATTTTACTTCAATTGATGAGCTTTTAATAAATTTAAGAAAATATAAAAGTAATGATGAATTGGAAAAAATTAAAAAAGCCTGTTCTTTAGCTGACTTAGCTATAGATATTGCTAAAAAAAATTTAAAAGAAGGTATTAGCGAATTAGAGTTAAAAGCTATAATCGAATTTGAAATGAAAAAATATGCAAAAGCTATGTCTTTTGAAACTATAGTTCTTTTTGGTAAAAATGCCGCTGATCCTCATGGAGAAAGTGGACATACAAAATTAAAAAATGGAGATTTAGCACTTTTTGACTTAGGAGTATATTTTGAAGGCTATGCTTCAGATGAAACAAGAACCATATATTTTGGAACACCTAATGCTGAAGCTCAAAAAATTTATGAAGTTGTTAAATGTGCAAATATGGAAGCAATAAAAGCTTGCAAACCTGGTGTTAGTTTTGCAAGTATAGACAAAATAGCAAGGGATATAATAAAAAAAGCAGGTTATGGTGAATATTTCACACATAGATTGGGGCATGGCTTAGGCTTAGATGTCCATGAATATCCTGATGTATCTGAAAAAACACAAGATTTATTAGAAGAAAATATGGTATTTACAATAGAACCTGGTATATATAAGCCAGGTATTGCAGGCGTTAGAATAGAAGATGATATTGTAATAACAAAAAATGGTTGTGAGGTGTTAACAAAATATGAGAAATAA
- the polA gene encoding DNA polymerase I, with the protein MKKLVILDTSAIMYRSYYAMQNLMNSKGFPTGAIFGFVKQLEICLDTKPEYIVAAYDVKKADLNRKNMYEEYKANRVAMPDDLLKQVDIIKEIIKDYGINSFCKEGYEADDVIATLTTFGLKNGLEVHIYTGDKDIQQLVTDNNNVFIHLLGKGEVISTYEGVKKKLGVYPNQIPDFFGLKGDKSDGIPGVTGIGDVTGSKLIEKYDTLENIYENIEEIKGKIKEKLIMDKEKAFLSRELAKVKRDIDFDIDIEDLGIKEKNIEKLKEIFSNLELNTFLKSLNKEKKEVKIQVSNCDFQKIRSILKNATKASIYYTDNFFSCCVENIVYICENIEENTLFSEKINLEEINTKAEMILYDAKQYFHKGLKSSNFFDILIAAYVINTADNFEIENILLKYADISIIKLDKKILKNITLEELKDRQIKICYYLFQIEKLMKKKLKEVDEKDTYNKIEKPLIFTLFQMEENGIKIDKNQFKKLFKTFDDIVNKEKKEIIKLAGCDFNIESPAQLADVLFNKMKIEGVKKTKRGFSTDAEVLEILANRGIEIAKHLLNFRYYKKLISTYVEPLPLYADKNDRIHSSFNGTGTVTGRLSSQNPNLQNIPTRTKEGNMIRNCFIAEKGMKLVSFDYSQIELRVLAELSGDSHLLQAYEKDIDLHEHTARKLFPFAEKIDKVQRNIGKTINFSVLYGKTSYGLSKELKISVKDAKKYIDTYFETYLGVTRFLEEIVSDCSQKLYVETLFGTRRYIPEINSKNSLLHEQAKRMAINTVIQGTAANIIKLVMLELQKKNYKMLVQVHDELIFELKEDEADEKAKEIKNIMENTIKFKKVKLKVNYNIADKWGDLK; encoded by the coding sequence ATGAAAAAATTAGTAATATTAGATACAAGTGCAATAATGTATAGATCGTACTATGCAATGCAAAATTTAATGAATAGTAAAGGCTTTCCAACAGGAGCTATTTTTGGCTTTGTAAAGCAACTAGAAATATGTTTAGACACAAAGCCTGAATATATAGTTGCAGCCTATGATGTAAAAAAAGCTGACTTAAATAGAAAGAATATGTATGAAGAATATAAGGCGAATAGAGTAGCTATGCCTGATGATTTGCTTAAACAAGTTGATATTATTAAAGAAATAATAAAAGATTATGGAATTAATTCATTTTGTAAAGAAGGCTATGAAGCAGATGATGTTATTGCAACACTTACAACTTTTGGCTTGAAAAATGGACTTGAAGTGCATATATATACAGGAGATAAGGATATACAGCAATTAGTAACAGATAATAACAATGTATTTATACATTTACTAGGTAAAGGGGAAGTTATTTCTACTTATGAAGGAGTAAAGAAAAAATTAGGAGTTTATCCAAATCAAATACCAGATTTTTTTGGACTAAAGGGTGATAAATCTGATGGAATTCCAGGAGTTACAGGTATAGGAGATGTTACAGGTTCAAAATTAATTGAAAAATATGATACTTTAGAAAATATCTATGAAAATATAGAAGAAATAAAGGGAAAAATAAAAGAAAAATTAATTATGGATAAAGAAAAGGCTTTTTTATCTAGAGAATTAGCAAAAGTTAAAAGAGATATAGACTTTGATATTGATATAGAAGATTTGGGTATTAAAGAAAAAAATATAGAAAAATTGAAAGAAATATTTTCAAATCTAGAACTTAATACTTTTTTAAAGTCATTGAATAAAGAAAAAAAAGAAGTGAAGATACAGGTTAGTAACTGTGATTTTCAAAAAATAAGAAGTATTTTAAAAAATGCAACTAAGGCTTCAATATATTATACTGATAACTTTTTTTCATGCTGTGTTGAGAATATAGTATATATTTGTGAAAATATAGAAGAAAACACACTATTTTCTGAAAAGATAAATTTAGAAGAAATAAATACAAAGGCTGAAATGATATTATATGATGCAAAGCAATATTTTCATAAGGGGCTTAAAAGTTCTAACTTTTTTGATATATTAATAGCAGCATATGTAATTAATACGGCAGATAATTTTGAAATAGAAAATATATTGTTGAAATATGCAGATATTTCTATTATAAAATTAGATAAAAAAATATTGAAAAATATAACTTTAGAAGAATTAAAAGATAGACAAATAAAAATATGCTATTATCTATTTCAAATAGAAAAATTAATGAAGAAAAAATTAAAAGAAGTTGATGAAAAAGATACATATAACAAGATAGAGAAGCCTTTAATTTTTACTTTATTTCAAATGGAAGAAAATGGAATAAAAATAGATAAAAATCAATTTAAAAAATTATTTAAAACTTTTGATGATATTGTAAATAAAGAAAAAAAAGAAATAATTAAGCTTGCAGGTTGTGATTTTAATATAGAATCACCTGCTCAATTAGCAGATGTACTATTTAATAAAATGAAAATTGAAGGAGTAAAAAAAACAAAAAGAGGTTTTTCAACAGATGCTGAGGTATTAGAAATTTTAGCTAATAGGGGTATAGAAATAGCTAAGCATTTATTGAATTTTAGATATTATAAAAAGCTAATATCTACATATGTTGAGCCCTTACCTTTATATGCAGATAAAAATGATAGAATACACTCTAGCTTCAATGGTACAGGGACAGTTACAGGTAGATTATCTTCACAAAATCCTAATTTACAAAATATACCAACTAGAACCAAAGAAGGAAATATGATAAGAAATTGTTTTATAGCAGAAAAAGGGATGAAATTAGTATCTTTTGATTATTCACAAATAGAATTAAGAGTATTAGCAGAATTATCAGGAGATAGTCATTTATTACAAGCTTATGAAAAAGATATAGATCTTCACGAACATACAGCAAGAAAGTTATTTCCTTTTGCAGAAAAAATAGATAAGGTACAAAGAAATATAGGTAAAACTATTAATTTCAGTGTTCTTTATGGTAAAACTTCTTATGGTTTATCAAAAGAGTTAAAAATATCAGTTAAAGATGCAAAAAAATATATAGATACATATTTTGAAACTTATCTTGGTGTTACACGATTCTTAGAGGAAATTGTTTCCGATTGTAGTCAAAAACTATATGTTGAAACTTTATTTGGTACAAGAAGATATATACCAGAAATTAATTCTAAAAATTCATTATTACATGAACAAGCAAAAAGAATGGCTATAAATACAGTTATACAAGGTACAGCAGCTAATATTATAAAATTAGTTATGTTAGAATTACAAAAGAAAAACTACAAAATGTTGGTACAAGTACATGATGAATTAATATTTGAATTAAAAGAAGATGAAGCAGATGAAAAAGCAAAAGAAATAAAAAATATAATGGAAAATACGATAAAATTTAAAAAGGTAAAACTTAAAGTAAACTATAATATAGCTGATAAATGGGGGGATTTAAAATAA
- a CDS encoding AzlC family ABC transporter permease, whose product MGGFKIKGKKILIGAKKGITMGVAFFPFAFTFGFIASKAGLQLLTTTLMSVIIYAGSSQVLIIKLLQANASTLQIILASAIINIRYALINITILNKQKKENNFLKVLNAFFLTDECVSYYSINKLYNIYETIGFGFCAYAFFCISTMLGSIFGSLIPLKYTNSLNFILYAIFLYLLLISLFQNFSYISIVILSIVIKIVLSLIGLSQSITMLLTIIIAPLIIMLVEEKFNE is encoded by the coding sequence ATGGGGGGATTTAAAATAAAAGGAAAGAAAATATTAATAGGAGCAAAAAAAGGTATTACTATGGGTGTAGCTTTTTTCCCCTTTGCTTTCACTTTTGGCTTTATTGCAAGTAAAGCAGGATTACAATTATTAACCACTACACTTATGAGTGTAATTATTTATGCAGGAAGTAGTCAAGTTTTAATTATAAAATTATTACAAGCCAATGCAAGCACTTTACAAATAATTTTAGCAAGTGCAATAATAAATATAAGGTATGCACTGATTAATATAACTATTTTAAATAAGCAAAAAAAAGAAAATAATTTTTTAAAAGTATTGAATGCTTTTTTTCTAACAGATGAATGTGTTTCATATTATAGTATAAATAAATTATATAATATCTATGAAACTATAGGTTTTGGTTTTTGTGCTTATGCTTTCTTTTGTATTTCAACAATGCTAGGTTCTATTTTTGGCTCATTAATACCATTGAAGTATACAAATTCACTTAATTTTATTCTATATGCAATTTTTCTATATTTATTGCTTATTAGTTTATTTCAAAATTTTTCATATATTTCAATTGTAATATTAAGTATAGTTATAAAAATAGTTTTGAGCCTTATAGGTCTTAGTCAGTCTATAACAATGTTATTAACAATTATAATAGCACCCCTAATTATAATGCTTGTGGAGGAGAAATTTAATGAATAA
- a CDS encoding AzlD domain-containing protein, translated as MNNKIYIIIIAVFLITLFFKSLPILIKLPNNKRINRVFELMPITILSVLTFPEIFTSIGNKTQDVFLVLIAMGVVTFLAYKKKSMGLTAFLSLATIIVLKEILNGSF; from the coding sequence ATGAATAATAAAATATATATAATAATTATAGCAGTATTTTTGATAACCTTATTCTTTAAATCTTTGCCTATTTTAATTAAATTACCTAATAATAAAAGAATAAATAGAGTATTTGAACTTATGCCTATTACCATTTTAAGTGTTTTAACTTTTCCTGAAATATTCACATCTATTGGAAATAAAACACAGGATGTATTTTTAGTATTAATAGCAATGGGTGTAGTAACATTTTTAGCATATAAAAAAAAGAGTATGGGTCTTACAGCCTTTTTATCTCTTGCAACAATAATAGTATTAAAGGAGATTTTGAATGGAAGTTTTTGA
- the prfB gene encoding peptide chain release factor 2, whose protein sequence is MEVFEIKKESINIYDNIKGTFEVEKKKKKIQELESQMMQEDFWDRKDNQEVLQEINILKLTLEQIEKINEVYSNIEILIDFIESGDENSKKELEKTYEEFVEITTEFSNKILLSDKYDTYNAIVTINSGAGGTEACDWTNMVFRMYERWANKKGFKCIVLDMLAGEEAGIKSITFNVKGAYAYGLLACEKGVHRLVRISPFDSNARRHTSFTAVNVIPEIENDLDVNLNMADLVIDTYRSSGAGGQHVNTTDSAVRITHKPTGIVVTCQNERSQIKNKESAMKVLKARLFEVEQERKRQEMKEIKGEENKIEWGSQIRSYVMQPYKLVKDHRTKYEEGNVDKVLDGDIDEFINAYLKFKSQKNTLI, encoded by the coding sequence ATGGAAGTTTTTGAAATAAAAAAAGAAAGTATCAATATATATGATAATATAAAAGGAACTTTTGAAGTTGAAAAAAAGAAAAAGAAAATACAAGAATTAGAAAGTCAAATGATGCAAGAAGACTTTTGGGATAGAAAAGACAATCAAGAAGTATTGCAGGAAATAAATATATTAAAATTAACTTTAGAACAAATAGAAAAAATTAATGAGGTTTATAGTAATATAGAAATTTTAATAGATTTTATAGAAAGTGGTGATGAAAATTCAAAAAAAGAATTAGAAAAAACTTACGAAGAATTTGTTGAAATAACTACTGAATTTTCAAATAAGATTTTATTAAGTGATAAATATGATACATATAATGCAATTGTAACTATTAACTCAGGAGCAGGTGGAACAGAGGCTTGTGATTGGACAAATATGGTCTTTAGAATGTATGAAAGATGGGCAAATAAGAAGGGGTTCAAATGTATAGTTCTTGATATGTTAGCTGGAGAAGAAGCAGGTATAAAATCTATAACTTTTAATGTTAAAGGAGCTTATGCTTATGGTTTACTTGCCTGCGAAAAAGGAGTACATAGATTAGTAAGAATTTCACCTTTTGATTCAAACGCACGAAGACACACATCTTTTACAGCTGTAAATGTAATTCCTGAAATTGAAAATGACCTAGATGTAAATTTAAATATGGCAGATTTAGTAATAGATACTTATAGATCATCAGGTGCAGGTGGGCAACATGTAAATACAACAGATTCTGCTGTTCGTATCACTCATAAACCTACAGGTATAGTTGTAACTTGTCAAAATGAAAGATCACAAATTAAAAATAAAGAATCAGCTATGAAAGTATTGAAAGCTAGATTATTTGAAGTAGAACAAGAAAGAAAAAGACAAGAAATGAAAGAAATAAAAGGAGAAGAAAATAAGATTGAATGGGGAAGCCAAATTAGATCTTATGTTATGCAACCATATAAATTAGTAAAAGATCATAGAACAAAATATGAAGAAGGAAATGTAGATAAAGTTTTAGATGGAGATATAGATGAATTTATTAATGCCTATCTTAAATTTAAATCACAAAAAAATACCCTTATTTAG
- a CDS encoding acetate/propionate family kinase: MKILVINSGSSSLKFELINTDTQKTYAKGICERIGLSNQIFTYKNLVTGYKEIEKPISMPTHKVAIEVVIEKLQDKENGVIKSMEEVDAIGHRAVHGGEYFKDSALVTDDVIEKIESVSDLAPLHNPANIMGIKVLKALLPNKPQVVVFDTAFHQTMPDYAYRYPVPAEDYKELMIRKYGFHGTSHKFVSQTVAKLLNKKDSKIIVCHLGNGASISAVKNGKVIDTSMGLTPLAGVMMGTRCGDIDPAVPLYLMQKRHMTAEEVDKRLNKQSGFLGIFGKSSDFRDIQDAMAKGDEDARLAYDMFCYRVRNYIGAYIVALGGVDAIAFTGGIGENAAKAREGICKNLEFLGIELDYEKNKERIPGSVDYSKPTSKVKIYKIETAEELMIAQDTARLVK, from the coding sequence ATGAAAATCTTAGTTATTAATAGTGGTAGCTCATCACTTAAATTTGAGTTAATTAATACAGATACACAAAAAACTTATGCAAAAGGTATTTGTGAAAGAATAGGTCTTAGCAATCAAATTTTTACTTATAAGAACTTAGTTACAGGTTATAAAGAAATTGAAAAACCAATATCTATGCCAACACATAAGGTTGCCATTGAAGTTGTAATAGAAAAATTACAAGATAAAGAAAATGGTGTTATTAAATCTATGGAAGAAGTTGATGCTATAGGTCATAGAGCTGTTCATGGTGGAGAATATTTCAAAGATTCTGCCCTTGTTACTGATGATGTAATAGAAAAAATAGAAAGCGTTTCAGATTTAGCACCTTTACATAATCCAGCAAATATTATGGGAATAAAAGTTTTAAAGGCTCTTTTACCTAACAAACCTCAAGTTGTAGTATTCGATACAGCATTCCATCAAACTATGCCTGATTATGCATATAGATATCCAGTACCTGCTGAAGACTATAAAGAATTAATGATAAGAAAATATGGTTTCCATGGTACTTCACATAAATTCGTTAGTCAAACAGTTGCTAAATTATTAAATAAAAAAGATTCAAAAATCATTGTTTGTCATTTAGGAAATGGAGCTTCTATTTCTGCCGTTAAAAATGGTAAAGTAATCGATACATCTATGGGTCTAACTCCATTAGCTGGTGTTATGATGGGTACTAGATGTGGTGATATTGATCCAGCTGTTCCTTTGTACTTAATGCAAAAAAGACATATGACAGCTGAAGAAGTTGATAAAAGATTAAATAAACAATCTGGTTTCTTAGGTATTTTTGGAAAGAGTTCAGACTTTAGAGATATACAAGATGCAATGGCTAAAGGTGACGAAGATGCTAGACTTGCCTATGATATGTTCTGCTATAGAGTAAGAAATTATATAGGTGCCTATATTGTAGCTCTTGGTGGTGTAGATGCTATTGCCTTTACTGGTGGTATAGGAGAAAATGCTGCAAAGGCTCGTGAAGGTATTTGTAAGAATTTGGAATTTTTAGGTATAGAACTAGACTATGAAAAGAATAAAGAAAGAATTCCAGGATCTGTAGATTATTCAAAACCTACTTCAAAAGTTAAGATTTATAAGATAGAAACTGCTGAAGAATTAATGATAGCTCAAGATACTGCTAGATTGGTTAAATAA
- the pta gene encoding phosphate acetyltransferase has product MSKNLIEEIKEQVKSDKKNIVLPESEDERVLRAAAKIYEENFASVTLLGSKEQIEKDAKKYNLNLGDTKIIDPKNFENIDDFATEYAALRAKKGMTFEQAREIMLKDPRFFGAMLVRKGYADGMVAGSISPTASVLRAAIQVIGTKKGLKTVSSAFVMLLNNDTYGENGTLIFSDCAVIPEPTAEQIADIAISAVETATTVGRLKDPKVALLTYSTKGSAEGETVTKMRDAKKLLEQRNVSFAFDGELQFDAAVVPSVAELKAKGSNVAGHANIMIFPNLSAGNIGYKLVQRLAGAQALGPFIQGLAKPVHDLSRGCSVEDIVSVVAVAASQSK; this is encoded by the coding sequence ATGTCTAAGAATTTAATTGAAGAAATTAAAGAACAAGTAAAATCAGACAAAAAAAATATTGTGTTGCCTGAATCTGAAGATGAAAGAGTTTTAAGAGCTGCCGCAAAAATTTATGAAGAAAATTTTGCCTCAGTTACATTACTTGGCTCTAAGGAGCAAATTGAAAAAGATGCAAAGAAATATAATTTAAATTTAGGAGATACTAAGATAATAGATCCTAAAAATTTTGAAAATATTGATGACTTTGCTACTGAATATGCTGCTTTAAGAGCTAAAAAAGGAATGACTTTCGAACAAGCTCGTGAAATTATGCTAAAAGATCCTAGATTTTTTGGTGCTATGTTAGTTAGAAAAGGTTATGCTGATGGTATGGTTGCTGGTTCAATATCTCCAACTGCATCAGTTTTAAGAGCCGCTATACAAGTAATAGGTACAAAAAAAGGTCTTAAGACTGTTTCAAGTGCTTTTGTTATGTTGTTGAATAATGACACTTATGGAGAAAATGGTACTTTGATATTCTCAGATTGTGCTGTTATTCCTGAACCAACAGCTGAACAAATAGCTGATATAGCTATTTCAGCCGTTGAAACTGCTACAACTGTAGGTAGATTAAAAGACCCTAAAGTTGCCTTATTAACATACTCAACAAAGGGTAGTGCTGAAGGTGAAACTGTTACAAAAATGAGAGATGCAAAGAAATTATTAGAACAAAGAAATGTTTCTTTTGCCTTTGATGGTGAATTACAATTTGATGCTGCCGTTGTTCCTAGTGTTGCAGAATTAAAAGCAAAAGGTTCTAATGTTGCTGGTCATGCAAATATTATGATTTTCCCTAACTTATCAGCTGGAAATATTGGTTATAAGTTAGTACAAAGACTTGCTGGTGCACAAGCTTTAGGTCCATTCATACAAGGTCTTGCAAAACCTGTACACGATTTATCAAGAGGTTGTAGTGTAGAAGATATAGTCAGTGTAGTAGCAGTTGCTGCTAGCCAATCAAAATAA
- the ftsY gene encoding signal recognition particle-docking protein FtsY: MSLLKPKKGFFSKLKEFFMGQSISDDLYDNLEELLIQSDIGIKTTTNIIEELSKYKYKESSEIYNKLEEILIEKLNIFNNNSLNIERNKKNILLIVGVNGVGKTTSIGKIANMLKNKNYSVVIGAADTFRAAAIEQLEEWGERTNTRVISQRKGTDPAAVVFDTINYLNAENIEVGIIDTAGRLHNKKGLMDELAKIKKIIETKTTNANIETLLVIDATTGQNGLEQARIFNEITAISGIILTKYDGTAKGGIIFPIIDEIKKPVKFIGVGEGINDLKIFDAKEFVKEIFNK; encoded by the coding sequence ATGTCCCTATTAAAACCAAAAAAAGGCTTTTTTTCTAAATTAAAGGAATTTTTCATGGGTCAGAGTATAAGCGATGATCTTTATGATAATTTAGAAGAACTATTAATTCAATCTGATATAGGTATTAAGACTACAACAAATATTATAGAAGAATTATCAAAGTATAAGTATAAAGAATCTAGTGAAATATATAATAAGCTAGAAGAAATACTTATAGAAAAGTTAAATATATTCAATAATAATAGCCTTAATATTGAAAGAAATAAAAAAAATATTCTTTTAATAGTAGGTGTTAATGGAGTTGGAAAGACTACATCTATAGGTAAAATTGCAAATATGTTAAAAAATAAAAATTATTCAGTAGTTATAGGTGCAGCTGATACTTTTCGTGCTGCTGCTATAGAACAACTAGAAGAGTGGGGAGAAAGAACTAATACTCGTGTTATTTCACAAAGAAAGGGAACTGATCCAGCAGCTGTTGTTTTTGATACGATTAACTATCTGAATGCCGAAAATATAGAAGTAGGAATAATTGATACTGCTGGTCGTTTACATAATAAAAAAGGCTTAATGGATGAACTAGCAAAAATTAAAAAAATTATAGAAACTAAAACTACTAATGCAAATATTGAAACTTTATTAGTAATTGATGCAACAACAGGACAAAATGGCTTGGAACAAGCAAGAATCTTTAATGAGATAACAGCAATATCTGGCATTATTCTAACTAAATATGATGGTACTGCTAAAGGAGGAATAATTTTCCCTATAATCGACGAAATTAAAAAACCAGTAAAATTCATCGGTGTAGGTGAAGGCATCAATGATCTTAAGATTTTTGATGCAAAAGAATTTGTAAAAGAAATTTTTAATAAATAA
- the tsaB gene encoding tRNA (adenosine(37)-N6)-threonylcarbamoyltransferase complex dimerization subunit type 1 TsaB, with protein MLTFTITTSTKLASMSLFKDDLLLGNITINVKRTHSINILSQVKSLFDWADEKISNVTHVIISKGPGSFTGIRIAMALIKGIFALDKDVEIYSVSELDAIYYNVKNLGDIIVSGIDSRKGKIYYNIHTDQVKTTNDSIGNIYELIKNFENSGKSLVFAGDIAYNYRDEINKLNHCKLSYHKLLVDSKIFYDMFKEGLATKEDISTLAPYYLEKSQAEKEYKGE; from the coding sequence ATGTTGACCTTTACAATTACAACTTCGACTAAACTTGCAAGTATGAGCTTATTTAAAGATGACCTTTTATTAGGAAATATAACTATAAATGTAAAAAGAACTCATTCTATAAATATTTTAAGTCAAGTTAAAAGTCTTTTTGATTGGGCAGATGAAAAAATATCTAATGTAACTCACGTAATAATATCAAAAGGTCCTGGTTCTTTTACTGGAATAAGAATTGCTATGGCTCTAATTAAGGGAATTTTTGCCCTAGATAAAGATGTTGAAATTTATAGTGTCTCTGAATTAGATGCAATATATTACAATGTGAAAAACTTGGGAGATATAATAGTTTCTGGTATTGATTCAAGAAAAGGAAAAATTTACTATAATATCCATACAGACCAGGTAAAAACAACTAATGATAGTATTGGAAATATATATGAACTAATTAAAAATTTTGAAAATTCAGGTAAATCACTTGTTTTTGCAGGAGATATAGCATATAACTATAGAGATGAAATAAATAAATTAAATCATTGTAAATTAAGTTATCATAAGCTTCTAGTAGATTCAAAAATTTTTTACGATATGTTCAAAGAAGGTTTGGCTACAAAAGAAGATATTTCTACCTTAGCTCCATACTATCTTGAAAAATCTCAAGCAGAAAAAGAATATAAAGGAGAATAA
- the tsaE gene encoding tRNA (adenosine(37)-N6)-threonylcarbamoyltransferase complex ATPase subunit type 1 TsaE has translation MKIENKKLNFEQINEIITHIAKLISKNKEKSICIGLVGDLGTGKTTFAKKLLKDLGVCQPVKSPTFTFLIEYFTKDIDIAHFDVYRINNEESLYDIGYFDYIDAPGLILIEWADLIKNSLPDNCLFFEIKHDSLNTRYISIYTMKDGEKNYVDLYNYNFD, from the coding sequence ATGAAAATAGAAAATAAGAAACTTAATTTTGAACAAATAAATGAAATTATTACTCATATTGCTAAATTAATATCAAAAAATAAAGAAAAAAGTATTTGTATAGGTCTTGTAGGAGACTTAGGTACTGGTAAAACTACATTCGCCAAGAAACTGTTAAAGGATCTTGGCGTTTGCCAACCAGTGAAAAGTCCAACTTTTACTTTTTTAATTGAGTATTTCACAAAAGATATTGATATAGCACATTTTGATGTATATAGAATTAATAATGAAGAAAGCCTTTATGACATTGGGTATTTTGACTACATTGATGCTCCAGGTTTAATTTTGATAGAATGGGCAGATTTAATTAAAAATAGTCTACCTGATAATTGTCTTTTCTTTGAAATAAAACATGATAGTTTAAATACAAGATATATTTCTATATACACAATGAAAGATGGTGAAAAAAATTATGTTGACCTTTACAATTACAACTTCGACTAA